Genomic DNA from Triticum dicoccoides isolate Atlit2015 ecotype Zavitan chromosome 4B, WEW_v2.0, whole genome shotgun sequence:
TTATAAATATACAGATCTAAATGGAAATACATCTCACTAAATGCGCACTTTTTGTCGCGTCCCGTTGTCATGAAAAATAGGAACAAGTTGTTCTTCAGCCTGCAAGTAATAATCTACAGAAGTGTGTAGTCTACTGGTCACACATTCACACAGGTCAAAAAGCATTGACATAAAGGAGCTCTCTCACTACCAGTGTTAGAAATTTTAAGTAAATAAGTATAGCAAACGTCTCCAGGTACTGCCAGACAGCAGGTAGGTTATTTCTCTGCACAGACCAAAGTGTGTCATTTGAGTGACCTTGCACTGCAGTAAAATATCAATTATGCATGGAAAATAAATTGATCTCTAAATGTTCTTGATCCTTAGGAATTTAAACTCAAGACAGGTTTGTATTATACAcaattgcataaaataaaaattatgCATGGAAAATAAATTGATCTCTAAATGTTCTAGATCTCTAAATGTTCTAAGTCCTTAAGAATTTAAACTCTGAAGAGAAAACTAAGACTATTTGACCTATTTGAAACTAGGGGCTCAGCTATGTGGATTGAGAATCTTCCGGGAGGCGCAAAGGACCAAGCCGGCCACAACTGGAGAAAATGAGACTTATCATATACTTGGTCATAGATTCATAGTAGGAAGGAACTGGTGCGCACGAGGTCAGTCAAAGAGCAGTTGAGGAAAGCCAAGTCATGTTTTTATTTCTTTGAAAAGGAGGATAAACCCCGGCCTCTACATTATGTAAGGCAATCGTTTTCTAGCTGGACAATGACATAAGTCACCAACTCATGTGTGGGCTTCTAAAGACGTGGAGTGACGACTACACATGTTCCTTCCAGAAATTGCTATTGATGCGTGCGATCGAGCTTTTCAAACTATGAAATTGTcccttttcaaaagaaaaaaacCATGAAATTGTAGATTTGCCAATATATTATTTGTCATGAAATCCAGCAGCATAAGACGACACAGTAGGTAGCGGACTGTGTCAACAAGCGTAAGAAATCGAGGCGCGTTGATCCATGCATGAATCCACATAATACACCTGCTATTTTGGTAGCAGCCCCTGCTACCATCACGCCAATCAATTTTCTTTTTAGGAAGAGGAGGATAACCCCATCAACGAGATATTTACTTGGTCGAATTTGTCTCGCAGTTGTTGAGTACTTGTAGGAAAAAATCAACGATGTTATTACTTAGTGGATGTTCCTAGCTAACCAAAAGGAGAGCTATGACGATGGAGCTGAACAGCAACTTTTCATATAATCTTAGTAAGAGTAGTTAGTTTCCTCATTGCTACGATTCAATCATGACCAGTTCATTGCAAAAATAAGTCTAAGTATCAGACCTCACCTGCTTCTTTTTTAGAATAAACAGTACTAATAAACTGATTAATTTCTAGGAGGTGTGTGTTTCAGTTTCCATACATAAATGACATTTTTCATAAGTCTTGTTCCTCTTGCGATCCCNNNNNNNNNNNNNNNNNNNNNNNNNNNNNGGGGGGGGGCGGTAATAATATTTTCTTTTGTATATTTATGCATGTTTTCTATATGTGTGTTGGAGCTAATTTTTGTAATTTGGTCTCCATTGTGCCCAGTTTCAAAAACGAGTTCTCAACTTAAGAAAAACAAGAATAGTTATCATAAGTATTTTGATAAAACAAACCACCTCACCAAATTTCCATTAAAGCAACCGTCAATTGAACCTACAAGACTTTTGACCCAAAAGGAAGCTAAAATATTACATGCAGGAACCGTAAATTTCTTATTGCATGCGCCaaaaagcgagagagagagagagagagagagagcagaacaACGACTCCAGGAAGCAAATTTTGCACATACATTTTTCACATTTAAATCCTGAGCACAATCGGGCTCCAACCAACGCATACTTCGCCTGTATTGCAAGATAACCCTATGTGTTCAACCTTAGCGTCAAACATATACTGGATTACCAGGTAATCGTGTATTGTTTCTTTTTAACCTAATCATCTATTATTATGGAACACGGGGAAAGAACCCAAAATATTTATGAGAAATACGACACATTAGAACCAAGAAAACATATGAGATCATATATGTGTGATAAAAAAATAATATTGTCAACTATTCAAAAGGTATAAATACATTCACTCATTACAGACACACAATGGAATGACATATGCTCCATTTATTTTATAAAATAGGATGCATATCTAGTAACTCAAACATGTCCATAATTTAGGCACTGGTCTTCCGTGTAATCAGCAACATCTAACTTAGTTGTGGTTGTTCTCCCAGAACTGAGCCTGGAGCCAGTCTATCGTATTCTTTTCCACCCGAAACGCCTTGGCGAGAACATCATCTGATATTGGTGGGTCTGACCCAAACACCGCATTGGCAATTGTGATAGCCCCTGGGTTCTGGCTGCTGAGCGCGGCAATTGCAACGGCGGGCTGGTGGGGGTTAGGGTTGAATTGGAAGTGGATGAGCCCCACGGGGAAGACAAACACATCACCTTTGTTGAGCACCTTTGAGAAGAACTTGTTTCTGGCTGGGGCGGGCAGGTTGGATGTGACAAAGCCAACGTACAATGTTCCCTCGAGCACCGTGAGGATCTCAGTGGCGCGGGGGTGCGTGTGTGGAGGGTTCTGGCCTAAGGGAGCATAGTCGATGCGTGCGATTGAGATGCCGAGGGTGTTGAGTCCAGCAATCTGCATGACATTGATCAAGGTGACGTTGGATCCAACCTTGTTGGTCACCCTAGGCTTATCGAGGGCGGCTGCCTTGAAGAAGTCATCAGCGTTGACCTCCATCGGGTTCTTGCAAACAAATCCATTGACACGCACTGGGTGCATAGAAGAATTGTAGAGGGTAAGCTTAAATATTACTAGAAAGCCATTTCAACATGCATataattttcagaattcatttcaaCATATGTATTTGGTGATAGCGGGACGGGAAAGCAGTACCTGGTGATTGCATGTCGGCGACACAAAAGTCCTGGAGCGGGCCAGGATCAGAGGCAATGGCCTGCCATGAGACCAAGGCAAGAAGAGCAACgaggagaaggaaagaaggggaGGATGCCATTTGATTTCAGCTCCTTTGGGTCTTCTTTTCTCTTGTGTATTCCTGTTGTGTTTGTTGGGTGAGTGATGGTTCGAATATGCAGGGGATGTATGTGTTTATATAGGCGTGGCGAGCAGTGCAAACTCGTGAGCAACGGACATAGTCAAGTGGAACcggtcaacggatagaaattgtctTTGGCTGCCCACTAGATTATTCT
This window encodes:
- the LOC119292261 gene encoding germin-like protein 8-5 is translated as MASSPSFLLLVALLALVSWQAIASDPGPLQDFCVADMQSPVRVNGFVCKNPMEVNADDFFKAAALDKPRVTNKVGSNVTLINVMQIAGLNTLGISIARIDYAPLGQNPPHTHPRATEILTVLEGTLYVGFVTSNLPAPARNKFFSKVLNKGDVFVFPVGLIHFQFNPNPHQPAVAIAALSSQNPGAITIANAVFGSDPPISDDVLAKAFRVEKNTIDWLQAQFWENNHN